GATCTAACTCTTTCTTgccaaacatttcaaatataacaaGTAGCACATGGTTTAAAATTGTGTAAGGTTGCCCTTTTAAATCCAAAGAATCTTTAATTACTGGATTGGCTACATGTGTCATGCTACAGACTGTAGGTGAATCTTAcccatatacatttaaatatctatatatagatcAGATCATTTGGCTTCGTTGCCAAACTAAATACTTCTGCAATACTACAGGTTTAAGGTGAATATCGTGTGGCTAGCAATTTGTACAACAAAATACATTGTCATAAATCAGCCAGGACCTAGCACTTGGAGGAAGTGATCAATTCATCAGATTATTGTGGGTGTTAAAAGAAATGTGAATGTGTAAATGCTTGGCAAAACATGTGCAAAGAAACAGTATGTCAAATCCCATTTGGAAAATATTCCTTCAACTACGAAAGGAATGTTCCCTTTGTGTATACACATATGGAGCAATTCATCAAACCTGGCACTGTTTGGCTTTGTGAGTATTTACTCAACAGAGACACCCGGTGGCCAAAACAGAAACATAAAAAGTATAAAGGAGAACTTGACCGTACCTGAACATAATAAACCCGATTGACTCCACAGCTGCCCTTCTGACATCATCGCTGACATCGCTCACCTaacacattgattaaaaaaaaaagcaggattgcacacatgcatataccaaaaacacacatgcaaaaaaaaaaaaaaaaaaaggaaacattgaCGTTTAACAATAATTAATCAATGCGGATCAAATATGGCACCAATTAAACTTTTTTCGGGACAGTATAGAACAGTTTAAtgaatttaaaaatgcaaataattagtcaaataaaataaatgaataacgtttaaaaaaatgttataaaaaaggGCAATCTTCCCGTGAAGATTCTTTGCATgaacaaacaaactacaaaatgagttATATAATCATGTTGATGGGTTGTCTGGTCTGCTGAAAGAATGCTATTGCAGAAAGAGATCACTCACAGCTACATGGAGAAGGCGTCGGATGGCTTTGTTGTTCCCCGAGCCACAGTATGCCATGCCGACCGTGTACATTCCAGAACGTCGGAGGATGGGGTCCtgtaaacacaaaacaccaaatcATTAGGGCGGCGCACTTTAACTCAAGCAATCAATGGGAGTTTTAAGAGAAGACTGCAGTGGTCCAATCCTGAATGTGTTTACTGTTCTTCGAAAGGAAAGGAAGAAGaagaatttatatttaaaaatgtactcccCAGAAGCCATTGCAACTCCTACACACTCTGGCGCTCTCTCTCCGTACCTAATCCCTGCTAATATGCTTTCAGGTGTCTGCATTCCTTTATGGGAAGAAGAAATGTTGGTATGTGCAGCACTCCATATATGTGAAAGGGACACTTCTTCACCAAttgctacaaaacaaaacaaacaaacaaacaaacaaacattggacAAACCAAATCACTTTTACCATAATGAGTGGATCTTCCATATATGGACATATGAGACCGACAAAGTAATGGCAATTCATAGTGAGGAtgactggaattattttgtctgATCTATGTGCTGTTGAGCTGATCTCACCTTATCCCTGCACAGGCTGTCGATGAGTGTGTCTGCCTCCTCCATCCTGCCGTACATAACGAGGGCGATGCCAACTGCCAGCCCGCGGAGGATCTTCTCGTGCTGCGTCTCCTGGGCGTACCCCACCATGTCTTCGATGGCCTGGGCAGATTTGGAGCCCAGCATCACCAGACCCAGAGCCAGTCCTGCTGCCTCCCCTGGTGCACAGCAACAGAAAAGGGGTCAGTCTCAAACTCTTGTAAAACTACTTTTAAACAGGAGTCTTCAGTTAGCCCAATATCTCCACAGTAAATTAAAGAAAACGTGAAGATGCATTAATACTGTATGTACGTTAATAAAAATATTGCTCCCTACAGGATTTCTTCAAAATGCCATGTTAAAAATGCCACGTCTACCTGTGACAGCATCATCTTGGTAGAGGTTGGACTTGAGCAGGTCGTACACATCCTGTCGGGCAGTTCCTAGGGCAGCCAGCCCCAGACCCAGGCAACCTCCGTGACGCACAATCTGTGGGGGAGAAGAGAGATGCACACTGAACACGAAGCGATGCAGGAGGGGACACAAACCAATGGGACCAacttactaaactcatagtacTTATCACTTACATGTATTTAcataagtaaattaaaaaaaaaaaacaacacacatactAAATTGTCAGTTTCATTTTTCATTATTCTATACTCACTTCTCTTTGCATTAAAGATGGTTTAACCTtatttttaagtttgtctttactttgcccaattttttttttttttttttttaaatagtagttTCTCAAAGTTTTCCCTGTCCTGCAGTGGACAGACACTCACATCATTGCTGGCATTCTTCAGCTGGCTAAGCAGGTAGTCAATGATGTCACCACCATGGTTGGCGTGGATCAACCCCAGAGCGTACAGGCCTCCTCCCTCCTGATAGGCTGAGCCAGGTGATGTGTCCTTGGGTAGGTACGTGGCCATTAACTGCAGCGCCTCCTTCTCATGGCCCTGAATGCAAATGATACAAAATCATACATGGTCTTGCAAATCACCGAACGTGAAAACACAGCTTCAGGATAAAAGTAACTACTGCATATTTAATATCCTGAAGCTGTTGAAACTCACACAAGATATATTATTATAGTATGGAGTTTAATTGTTGGGGTTGTTGCACACGATAGATACAGTAATGCATCAGACACAGCAAGGATTCAATACAAACTGACTCATAGAAGACACTGGAAtagacttctagttgaaaagtttgtcatttcaaatgtaggagtctttcagtgtttctaaatgTAGTGCTACCAAGTGTTTTAGAATTATAGAACCATTTAACTACCGGTAAGTGAAAATAGGAACATAGAATACAATAGGTGGGTATTtagattaaattaaatattaagcaGATAGCAATACACTAGTCCATTGGTAaaagcaatgcaaaaaaaaaaaaaaatagcttctgACCATGTATTAAAAACTTAACAAAAGTACGTGCCGTTGCTCGTATAGCCTTACCTTGTGAATAACTCCCAGGCTGGCGGTAGCAGTGAATTTTGCCCAGTTTGTGGCTCTGGCCAGCCACTCCAAGTTCTCTCTGTTAGGTTTAGAAAACACATCATTAAAGATTAAAAGGTAGAAAATCAATAGTACTTAGTCGTCCAGAGCTGGCTATATACCATTAAAATCTGGGTACGTTCAACAAACAAGCTAATTATGAATGAATGGCAGTTCTTTGCAGGTTCTTTATACTTTTGCAATTGCTGTGCAAGCTAGCTTGGCTTTGGCTTTAAACtatgggttaaaaaaaataataaatgaaaaagcCCTACTTCACATCTTAAAGATAATTAAAGAAATTCTTGGCTATCAGCATGGGCACCTCGTGTGTAGAGAAGCGTGCATAGGAAAGTTTGCAGGAGAAAGGTGTGCAGTGCGATACCTGAGAAACTGGTCGCTTGTTGTTCCAGTATGCATGAAGGAGTTGGCTATAACAGTTGCGGTGTGGCAGACAGAATTCCGTACTGCATCCTTTTGGAAAAAACAGAATTTGTAAGTGGTTAAGACCCAACCTGCTCTGCAAGACAGATATACACTAGGCAAGTTAATGGTGAATATGTTGTACAACTTAACAAGTGGGAGAAAAGTTGTAGGAATGGCTGACACAGACCAGCTTTATTGTCAATGGGTTTAAAAGCAAGCTGCAACTTTGCATGTACTCATGAACATCGCAAGCTTCTGGCTAcatgttatttacatttaaacattctgactacaaacaaaaaaacaattagtaTCTTACCTTTGTGTTTTTTAGAATCATCAAGTCTGTGTGGTTGTTTCTGATCAGGAATTGGAGTTGCAGTTCAATGGCCATTTCGCCACTTAATATTTTAATCATCTTTGAATTCTGGTCTTTGGGTTCTTCCTTCTACAATGGAAAGATAAgagttgtttttgtttagatGAACCAATGCTTCACAGAGCGCTTCGTGACCAGTACGCTCTTAAGTCACTGTCTGTGTGGACCTTCAAACAGAAAGTGACTCAAGTGTAAATTACACACATTTATACATTCATTTTTACTGTCCCCATTCCTGGTTCACACTACAGCATGCAGgtcattattaaatattattaaatagaTCTGTACTTGTCTCCAGTGACCACTGTAAGCCGTAGAAGCACCTCTGTAATAATATGTATGCGGCTCTCTGTGAACATTTTCTAAACAGCTGTTGCTTAGATTTACCCACCGATTCTGCTGGCTTTCCTGCTGGTGAGCTGCCAGTCTTATCATCGGTTTCCATGGCATCACTGGGAAAAAAAGacatcaaaataaacatttcaggATTACACAGGTCTATCACATACCTTAGATTAGTAGGAGTATCTACAGCTCCTGTTGCCCattattatgaaagaaaaggATAGAACAGGGGGAACGAGATAACTagactgcttttgataaagcactgctttgataaagcagggttgacctgggtgacagatgcaagtaaacaatacgcgtatcaatgccctggaagcggcttgttactgacacttccatccaagcttctctggattgaaccgtcggcccaaatgttggtTAAAGCAAAAGTTTCcacatccctgctgcagtctggctcatggtgtgtctcaagcaacaaaaatatggctaaacaaattaaacaaaaaaagttccttatggaagtgaaactttcacgcaggcatggctgtttgttatttcatcgtgcattttgtcttgctcaacccgggtcaaagggtgttgacccacatcctgaggtgggtcgctgggactcAGGTTAACCcgggtacatggtttcacactatgcggaATTGTGACCCAGGTAACCagaacccgggtaggagtgccagtgtgaaaggggctatagagTGTGCTCTATAGAAAGATGACCTACATCTGTTTTACAGGTTTCCTTTAAAAAGCATTACGAACCTATTTTGTGTAATAGTGCAACATTAAAATAGAACTGATGGTTCTACTGCTCTTTTGAagaaaggcaaaaagaaaagatTTGGGCCTATTTGATGGTTGTCATGACGTACTCCCAGTTTACACAATTGCATCAAAAGCAACtgaatttttttccccccaccaACTCTGTTCAAAAGTTTATCCACATTGGATCATTCGGCTCTACTTCAATTGCAATAACTGGAAAAGACAGGATTGACCTAGTATTGCGTGACCTTGACATACACAAACCCTGGGCAGCCACACGCTGAAGCACACACCTGTCCTTGTCTGCAGCGGACACAGTGCCGGTGTTGGTGGAGCCGGGCACGGCGGGGATTGGCGTGCCGACAGTGCGCAGGTTCTGGATGACAGAGGACAGGAACTGCTGGCTGGCACTCTCGTACAGGTCGAAGCAGATCTGATAGGCCATCAGCAGGTTATCCTCCTTCACAAGCTTCTCCAGGATATCACTCACCGCCTGAGGGTCGTCCAGGAATATCAGGCACTGCCCAGGGGAGGCAAGAGGAGGATCGTCAGTGCTCCATAGGGTTCAAAGGAATACCCTACAGCTTACCTGAGCCATAACTGCATGGTAAGAATTAATTATACTACAGATCCAGAAATAACTCataatgcatagcagtttcccccattccaggttttaatacaaaccGGATTAGCCCAGGGGTGtagctaacaagctcagatgtgtcttattaaaaactcacagtaaaaccaggaatgggaatttttatttccatccttgtactATACAGTTGACCAACTGTATTAGTAGGTATACAAGCACTGAGAAGTCAGCATGCTGCATATTATATGCAACGTTCAGTGTTCCTTATGGCAGGTGCAGTACCTGGCAAACGTTGATGAAGTCTGGCTTCTCCAGGTTCATGTAGAGCTTGACTAGCACTCTGAGCACCTCGTTGCGAAACTGTTTGTTCTGCATCAAAGACATGCAAACCTTCAGGCTGTAGGCCAGCATGCCGCCAACATCGGTCTGGAAAAaacagcagataaaaaaaaaacatttaataaaaggaACATATGTTTACACATTATTAAAAAAGATGTCACTTTATAAAACTGTACTGTTGAGAGAGCAATATAGACATATATCTTCTAGTAGTGATCGTGTCTAAACATATACTTCACAGTATTTAATTCATTACAGGACTCTATACTGTTCTAACATTGACCTTGGCTGTAATGTTCTTACTGCTCACAGTAAAGTGCATTTCCAAGGTAGAATAGTGGCACTTACAGACTCGAGGATGGTCCTCTCAAAGATGTCGAGCCTGCGTGTCTCAAGAGCGATGCCGATGGCCTGCTTGTACTTGTGGTCTCCCAGGCAGCGCAGGAACATCTTGTTGACAATGCCCTCCAGACGGGGGTCGATGCTCTTCCTCTCGTTCTCTGGAACCTCTATGTTCTCAACCCGCTGCTTTGTGTAGTGATCGATGCACTTTGCTGCAGGGCAGTCAGGGAAACAGGCATACACCTCAGTTTTCAGGATTACAGATTCACAACAGCATCAACGATTGTCACAGTAAGATTACAGTGGCTTGCTGCATTGTTTCAGACTAATGTTGACCTTCAACATCCCGTTTGGatttttccttattttttttatcttcgtAATGTTTTATGACCTAAAGACACTTGACACTTCCAAAGTGTTTTACTCACAGATTATCGTCTCCACATATTCAGAGTCGTCTGAGACGTTGAACAGATCCCCGGCACCCAGTGCGTAGTTCAGCGATTCCTCGAATGCACCAAGATGATAAAACACTTTTGAGGCCACCAGAGCAGCAAACTCCCGGCTCCGGAAGGTCTCATCTTCATACAGAACCTCGCTGGAAGAGACGGGGCAAACACACACATCAAACACCTTTTCCATACAATCATGGTGGAAAGGTTATTAAAGGGTACCACTGTTGCTGTTTGCGTTGTGACCCCAAAACGAAACACATGGTTCTGGCACCTGCATGTAGCCAACCAAACTTAGAAAGCATTTCTCCTGGAAAGTCCAACTGAAGTTTgaagattgtatttatttaattattcattcattcatttatttgtttattttctggatTTATAAATAACAGTGTTTGCTGTGGTATTCTTTACAAAAGCACAACTCAATATAATAGTTTTAAACTAACTGACATGAGATGAAATATTTCTCTTACATTTTATCAACAGACTCTGAAATCTCAGCCCAGAAATCATTGACCACAGCATCCAGCTTGTGCAGGGCAAACTCCTAAAGTTAAAGAAAGAAACAAGTAAAGAATAAAGCCCATATTTTGCTACAGTacatgaaaatgttatgtatggtAACTCATGACAGTCACAGCACATCAAATTAAAaggctctatatatatatatatatataaacaaagaaGCTACAATATGGAAAAAGTATATCCCATCTCAAGAATAAATATTGCTCTACATTTTCTATTCCAACAACCCCATGCAAGGCTACTAAATAGAATGCAATTACAAGTACTGTAACTGTACACCAGCTGCACAGATTTGCTTTCTCAAGTGACAGTATGCTGTTGGACTTTCATTGCACAACTCTGATGTGTTGACTAGTCAAATGTGACAACTCGAGTATTTGATTACTCGAGTATTTGATTACTCGAGTATTTGATTCGAGTACTCGAGTACTAATGTGAAGGACATCTGCCCAGTTCCAAAAACCCTTACAATAAACCCCATCAAGTGCCACGAGTGATAGACTTACCTTGAGTTGAGGCTCTTCCTCATCCAAGAGAGAGATAATTCCAGctgtaaaaagaaaaggacaATCTTACTATAGTTTACTGTAGGACAATACAACTACTGCCTTTTCATTCAGGGACAGGAATAAAACATATTATTCCATGATTAACCCTGaactccattttctttttttttttataataaaatccgTACGACACTGTAATTGTTAACAAACGATCATGATGATTGATTGACCATCATAGCATACAGTACAGCACCGCAGTGTGTAGATACAGTATTGCACGATATTGGGACATGCAGATACTGAAGCGAAAGACAAAGTTCAAAACACAATGTGTCTCAAATCACTTTTTTTATGTATCGCTCAGAGTAGTCGAATATTATGAACTTAATCATCGATGTGTCTCTAGTTAAACAACAACCTACTAGCGTGTTGTCATCTTCACTTCAGCTGCTgtataaataaatctgaaatcaccagcacacaaataaaaacacGAATAATTCCACGGACACTCCCCCCTAACCTTTATGATAGCACATATTTAGTTCTGGTGTGTGATTCCAGCTGGTTAATAAGAATTCGTTTTTCTACATTTCTCTGCCGCTAACGGTTCGATGTGACTCAGCTAAATTTGCCGGTCTTCACTCGATCTTAACTCCCTTGTCTCTCCGCTCTTTTCGCCTTACCTGCTGAGGTTATCATGTTTGCTAGGGTTCCGTACTCCTCTCCAGACCAGCGACTCTTCCAAGAGCAGGTATAGGTATTTGAAAAGGCGGTTTGACTCGACAATATCTCGCCTCTCAGTGAATGTTTGTGGGACTCTTCCTGCAAAGTTGATTCACAATGAAGCTCACTTGGAAACAGGGGGCCTTCTGCTCTCTAGTAGGCTGCCCAAAGGAACCGCCTGACCACAATATTGCAAAAAGACGTGACATTAGTTATTTTACTCGCCGTTACCATTTACATTGATTTTGTATCATTAACAATATTAGTATATACATATTTCGCGACTGAAatcatattattttttcataaaaaaaaaactaaatctgtTTTGGACATGCAATTTATGAAGCGGCTAAAAAGTGCTTTCGTGTTCTTAGTTACTCGACCAGTGGTACTACGAAATTATTCCGCCCTCTCATGGTAGGAGGCCAACTGTGCACTAAAGGAATTTTCTGAAGACTTAAGTGTAATAGAGCATGGATATAATTATGAAACGTGTCcgtggttagttttttttttttttttttaagtcctaTGCACTATTCGCGAAGCCTTATCTAATGAGTCATTTACAGAAAGGGTTTTTCAAATACTCCAAATGGTTAATAGTAAAACATCGactaattataaaacaaatactacaaaataaataaatttaaaaaaaacaaaacctaacaaCAACTACCTACAACAAACTAAATCACAAATGTGTTGAGTTCTTGTCTTCATTTTGGATTGGTAATGTTGTTAGGTGCTGTTAAGTGCTTATAATAATTTGACCCTCAAGTGTGGCAGCCCGTGTGCTGCAACTCTCCATGACCACTAGATGGCGGTGTAAACCCTTATTTAAATGTTATGCCAGAGATAAGTGACAACTGTGGACGTGCGAACTGTAGCCTGGGAATTTAAGCACAAATTATACAAACTGCATTGTTTTTCCTGACAACATGCGTGGTATTCTGACAGCtgattcattattgttttttcattcaaaatgtattttaagtctGGTTGCGTATGaggaaattatacaaaaaaaaacacaagtcacTTAATTATTAAATctgcatttaattaaataaaaaaaacactacgcTTTAAAACAGAACATTTGTTAGtgcatattacaatatatataaacatataaatactatttaaaatgtgaataaaatcagatctcatcaaaacaaaacaaaaaacaattaggaGGGATTTGTCATTAAAATGatgctacattttttttattgaacttcTTTGTTACATACATCAGTACCCCAAACCATATTATCTGAACATATTTGTGTTCCTATAATGCATACAGATTTTCAATGCAACCTCAATTACTTTAACAGAAACACCCGATTATTTTAACAATGAGGTGTTTAAATAATACAGCACAATGCCATCTGTGTTTACCCAGATACATCCTTAGACAAGAAAACAAAGCCTTCTGATCATCATATAACAGGTGAGAAAGAGTTGAACTGCTAATGCAGGGAcggaaacaagactcctgttgcatagtagtttgatcaattcctggttttgctgcgagtttaataaaacacctcTTTCCCACCTGTTATATTCACAGAGCactaaacccacgaccctccgatcaagagtccagagccctaaccactacttcacactgctgctattcacAGTGCACTAAAGCCACAGTGTTTAGCAGTCAAGCACAGTTGGCCTTTTCTCTGCTTTTGTGCCATTTCTTAATGTTTATTTGGGTGGCAAATAAATATCTCACACCGTACATTGcactaaatacattttattcactgTTTaggaattagaaaaaaaaacagtaatccacaaacatattttaaacaatttatatattttaataaaacattcaaaaactATGAGGAATAAAAGctctattttttattaaaaaaaagtaattcctaaaagaatacaaaaaaaccccaaaaacaccTTCTATTAAAAGTACCTTGGCCAGTGCACTCTTTTAACCAACATACTGCATCTGTAACCTGGTCATGTCAAGCTGCCGTTCTCTGCAATCAGGCATTGCTTGTTTGTTTAGGACGTTTACACAAGATAGCATGCTGAGTTACAAAGGTCACATTAGAAGGTTCATCCTTCAAAGGCAACATAAATAAAGCCAGAACAGCAATAACTTTCTTTCACCCCTTAACCTCCAGTCATGTAGGACTCAGAACAGCGCAGCAAGGACTTGTGCATATGGGATCCCCCCCAAACTGTGTCCAATACCTCCGTACTGCACTGGATTCAGAACCAGCTCTGAAGAGGTTCAAATCAGGACAAGCAGctactgtgtgcgtgtgtctcatgAATCTAAACTGGGAGAAGACAACCCTGTGTGCTTTGCTACGGGAATCTAAGTTGTTTttgagtatttttatttttaggtagAAAATGTTGTAAACCTTTGCAATGGACCTTCCTTTGTGTCAGGAAACCTAAGTGAACAGAGCAGGTggatgttcattattattattattgttatttgtttatttagtagacgcctttatccaaggcgacttacagcgactagggtgtgtgaactatgcatcagctgcagagtcacttacaactatgtctcacccgaaagacggagcacaaggaggtcaagtgacttgctcagggtcacacaatgagtcagtggctgaggtgggatttgaccttttctttaaccacttgaccaTGTGAATGAATTACAGGAGCATTTGGTACAGTGGTGCCAAAGACCACACAACAGTGAGGCTGAGATTCCTGATCAAGAGTTCCGAGCAATCTCACAGTTTCAGAGTTCCGATCGATCTCACAGTTTCAGAGTTCCGAACTGTCTCACAGTTCTtatctattcttttttttacatgtaaacCAGTTATCTcataaaaaaaggacaaaacagCCCACTGCGGGGCAGACATCTCTTTGAAGTGATCCGAGTGTTTTACAATTATGGACAAGATATTCTTTTGGCCAGTTAAACATAGTAATGTCAAATATGTCATCACAGCAGCAATAACACAACCTTTACTGTTACCTAAATGTCTGGGACAGAAGAATGCTAGACTCAGTGTAGAGCTGCGATGAGAGAAACACAACACATTCCTATTGACAGACCTACCTCATATGTAATCATGATCTGTCTGAACTAATATAGctcataattaaaacaaaaagaaatgaaagGTAGTGCAAATACTCTATGTCACTATTTGATCTAACGTTGCTGTCACTTTGTAACAGCATAGCTTTACAATAAATGCAGTCTAGTAGTACACAGTAATTCACATAATGTAAGGCAATCACAGCCACACCAAACCCCACTATCCCTCCCCTAAATGGGTGCTCTCTTTATAAAGACATATATGCCTGTTTGAGTTCCCTTGTAAAAGTTGACCCTGGTAAATCTGTAAGGTAAATTTGCTTAcagtatactatgcatttatcaaaGTTTACTACAGTTTGCCCTGGATTTTAATATGCTTCactatacctctctgggctttacaatgcttgccaatGCTTCCTCATGCATTCATCATGAGTTACTACACTTTGCAACGggtcacttttataagggtttgcTTAGATCTATGTGATTGTAACAGAAGGGCTTGGCTCCAGGGGTATTAAGACTGCCAGGGGGCTGGATGATTGGGAAGCAGGCGTGGGGGTGGGAGGGGTGTGGTGCGCTCGGTCAGGCCTGGGTCTCTTGCTCGCTCGCGATGCAGGAAGGGTTCAGGGGCTCAGCGACAGGCCTGCTGATGCGCAAGGGGACGGCTTCTTCCCTGCTCTGCTGGACACCTGGACAAAGGGACGCGAGACAGGAGAGACATGTGAATGCTGGTTTCACTCTGAGCCACATTAATATCAAAGTGAAACAAATTGTACTTAACTTTCAGTCTTGCAAACAAGAGTTCTAGAATATTGATCCACATACCTATGCTACAGGGATGGCTGTGATCACCATGATATATGCATATTAACTGAAATACATTTCTGTTCAACTGCATTGACGTTTTGAGCTTTGCAATGAGAATTAATCCACTGAAGATATTTGGTGCGACACAATCACAGGCATAAGCATTAGGGTTAAAGGTTAGGATTAACATTATAGTGCATGTATATTTGACTGCAAAGGCACCATACTGTTGCTTACAGTATGCTTATAATCTTTCTATGAAGCACCAGTCATGGTTCCAGTCTAACAAAACCAGAGTAGGAAAGTGTAGTTAAGCCTTTGTGAAGTGTGCAGGCATACTTGGGACTGGGTGCTGGTCTGCACTGCTCTCCCTAGCTAATGGACTTCTTTACTGCTCTCTCAAGGGCATGCATTGTATTGCACGGaataaaggttgaaaaccacaagcttacacagaaaaaaaaacaactacaaaaaacagatttataCTAAGCTGTTAGTGTTAAACATTAATTCAACAAGGAGTGGAGAAAGTGAAAGGGGCAGGGAGCTCAGCACACATACAGCAGACATGTCTATCACAGGGGCTGTGAGACGTACCTT
The sequence above is drawn from the Acipenser ruthenus chromosome 12, fAciRut3.2 maternal haplotype, whole genome shotgun sequence genome and encodes:
- the LOC117417076 gene encoding 26S proteasome non-ATPase regulatory subunit 1; protein product: MITSAAGIISLLDEEEPQLKEFALHKLDAVVNDFWAEISESVDKIEVLYEDETFRSREFAALVASKVFYHLGAFEESLNYALGAGDLFNVSDDSEYVETIISKCIDHYTKQRVENIEVPENERKSIDPRLEGIVNKMFLRCLGDHKYKQAIGIALETRRLDIFERTILESTDVGGMLAYSLKVCMSLMQNKQFRNEVLRVLVKLYMNLEKPDFINVCQCLIFLDDPQAVSDILEKLVKEDNLLMAYQICFDLYESASQQFLSSVIQNLRTVGTPIPAVPGSTNTGTVSAADKDSDAMETDDKTGSSPAGKPAESKEEPKDQNSKMIKILSGEMAIELQLQFLIRNNHTDLMILKNTKDAVRNSVCHTATVIANSFMHTGTTSDQFLRENLEWLARATNWAKFTATASLGVIHKGHEKEALQLMATYLPKDTSPGSAYQEGGGLYALGLIHANHGGDIIDYLLSQLKNASNDIVRHGGCLGLGLAALGTARQDVYDLLKSNLYQDDAVTGEAAGLALGLVMLGSKSAQAIEDMVGYAQETQHEKILRGLAVGIALVMYGRMEEADTLIDSLCRDKDPILRRSGMYTVGMAYCGSGNNKAIRRLLHVAVSDVSDDVRRAAVESIGFIMFRTPEQCPSVVSLLSESYNPHVRCGAAMALGICCAGTGNKEAINLLEPMTNDPVNYVRQGALIASSLIMIQQTEVTCPKVNQFRQLYSKVINDKHDDVMAKFGAILAQGILDAGGRNVTISLQSRTGHTHMPSVVGILVFTQFWFWFPLSHFLSLSFTPTAIIGLNKDLKMPKVQYRSNCKPSTFAYPPALEVPKEKEKEKVSTAVLSITAKAKKKEKEKKEKEEEKMEVEETEKEKEKEKEKEKEKEKEKEKEKEKEKEEKEKKKEPEPTSQLLENPARVMPAQLKVLTMPDTCRYQPFKPLHIGGIIIMKDTSEEDEELVESVDAHGPKIEEEEQEPEAPEPFEYVDE